One part of the Sphingobium yanoikuyae genome encodes these proteins:
- a CDS encoding (d)CMP kinase, whose translation MIIAVDGPAASGKGTIAKALGRHYGLPVLDTGLLYRAVGLSVLKNGGDPDHQADALAACGFDDAILADPALRSEAVGSLASRVSVHQSVRDALVQRQRDFATQPGGAILDGRDIGTVIAPDADAKIFVTASVHVRAERRFKDAQAHGGAPDMDSLIADIQARDTRDMSRDHAPLKVADGADLLDTSNLTIDAAVQRAIALVDAQLEGRP comes from the coding sequence ATGATCATCGCCGTCGACGGCCCCGCCGCGTCGGGCAAGGGCACGATCGCCAAGGCACTGGGGCGCCATTATGGCCTGCCGGTGCTCGACACCGGCCTGCTCTATCGCGCCGTGGGCCTGTCCGTGTTGAAGAATGGCGGCGACCCGGATCATCAGGCCGACGCGCTGGCCGCCTGCGGCTTCGACGACGCCATCCTGGCCGATCCGGCGCTGCGCAGCGAAGCGGTCGGCAGCCTCGCCTCGCGCGTGTCGGTGCATCAGAGCGTGCGCGACGCACTGGTCCAGCGCCAGCGCGACTTCGCCACCCAGCCGGGCGGCGCCATCCTCGACGGGCGCGACATCGGCACCGTGATCGCGCCGGATGCCGACGCCAAGATCTTCGTCACCGCCAGCGTCCATGTCCGCGCCGAACGCCGTTTCAAGGATGCCCAGGCCCATGGCGGCGCGCCCGACATGGACAGCCTGATCGCCGACATCCAGGCGCGTGACACCCGCGACATGAGCCGCGACCATGCCCCGCTCAAGGTGGCCGATGGCGCCGACTTGCTAGATACCAGCAATTTGACTATAGACGCCGCCGTCCAGAGGGCCATCGCGCTTGTGGACGCCCAGCTTGAAGGTCGCCCGTAG
- the rpsA gene encoding 30S ribosomal protein S1: protein MASTAFPSRDDFAALLNDSLGGEDGGFEGRVVKGTVTGIENDMALIDVGLKSEGRVPLREFAAPGQKADLKVGDEVEVYVDRVENAHGEAMLSRDRARREAAWDKLEAEFTESARVEGVIFGRVKGGFTVDLDGAVAFLPGSQVDIRPVRDVTPLMDIPQPFQILKMDRRRGNIVVSRRAILEETRAEQRSGLIQTLAEGQIIEGVVKNITDYGAFVDLGGIDGLLHVTDLSYKRINHPNEMINIGDTVRVQIIRINRETQRISLGMKQLENDPWEGAAAKYPVGAKLSGRVTNITEYGAFVELEPGIEGLVHVSEMSWTKKNVHPGKIVSTSQEVEVIVLEVDPEKRRISLGLKQAQSNPWDSFAERHPIGSTVEGEVKNATEFGLFIGLDGDVDGMVHMSDIAWGISGEDALALHRKGETVQAVVLDIDVEKERISLGMKQLERGGPAAGGTTAAAAGLNKNAIVTVTVLEVRDGGLEVQAGEDGATGFIKRSDLGRDRDEQRSERFQIGQKFDAMVTGFDRAKKPTFSVKAMQIAEEKQAVAQYGSSDSGASLGDILGEALKAKNEG from the coding sequence ATGGCCTCTACGGCATTCCCCTCGCGCGACGATTTCGCCGCGCTTCTCAATGATTCTCTCGGTGGCGAAGACGGCGGCTTTGAAGGCCGCGTCGTAAAGGGCACCGTCACCGGCATCGAAAACGACATGGCGCTGATCGACGTCGGCCTGAAGTCGGAAGGCCGCGTGCCGCTGCGCGAATTCGCCGCTCCCGGCCAGAAGGCTGACCTCAAGGTCGGCGACGAAGTCGAAGTCTATGTCGACCGCGTCGAAAACGCCCATGGCGAAGCCATGCTGTCGCGCGACCGCGCTCGCCGCGAAGCCGCCTGGGACAAGCTCGAAGCCGAGTTCACCGAAAGCGCCCGCGTCGAAGGCGTCATCTTCGGCCGCGTCAAGGGTGGCTTCACCGTCGACCTCGACGGCGCCGTCGCCTTCCTGCCCGGCTCGCAGGTCGACATCCGCCCGGTTCGCGACGTCACCCCGCTCATGGACATCCCGCAGCCCTTCCAGATCCTCAAGATGGATCGCCGTCGTGGCAACATCGTCGTGTCGCGTCGCGCCATTCTGGAAGAAACCCGCGCCGAACAGCGCTCGGGCCTGATCCAGACCCTGGCCGAAGGCCAGATCATCGAAGGCGTCGTCAAGAACATCACCGACTATGGTGCGTTCGTTGACCTGGGCGGCATCGATGGCCTGCTGCACGTCACCGACCTGTCGTACAAGCGCATCAACCACCCGAACGAGATGATCAACATCGGCGACACCGTCCGTGTCCAGATCATCCGCATCAACCGCGAAACCCAGCGCATCAGCCTCGGCATGAAGCAGCTGGAAAATGATCCGTGGGAAGGCGCCGCCGCCAAGTATCCGGTCGGTGCGAAGCTGTCGGGCCGCGTCACGAACATCACCGAATATGGTGCGTTCGTCGAACTGGAGCCGGGCATCGAAGGCCTGGTCCATGTTTCGGAAATGTCCTGGACCAAGAAGAACGTCCACCCCGGCAAGATCGTTTCGACGAGCCAGGAAGTGGAAGTCATCGTTCTCGAAGTCGATCCCGAGAAGCGCCGCATCTCGCTCGGCCTCAAGCAGGCCCAGTCGAACCCGTGGGATTCGTTCGCAGAACGTCACCCGATCGGCTCGACCGTCGAAGGCGAAGTCAAGAACGCGACCGAATTCGGCCTGTTCATCGGCCTGGACGGCGACGTCGACGGCATGGTCCACATGTCGGACATCGCCTGGGGCATCTCGGGCGAAGACGCGCTGGCGCTGCACCGCAAGGGCGAGACGGTTCAGGCCGTCGTTCTCGACATCGACGTCGAGAAGGAGCGCATCAGCCTCGGCATGAAGCAGCTTGAGCGTGGCGGTCCGGCCGCCGGCGGCACCACCGCCGCTGCTGCCGGCCTGAACAAGAACGCGATCGTCACCGTGACCGTTCTGGAAGTTCGCGACGGCGGCCTGGAAGTCCAGGCCGGCGAAGATGGCGCCACCGGCTTCATCAAGCGCAGCGACCTGGGCCGCGACCGCGACGAACAGCGTTCGGAACGCTTCCAGATCGGTCAGAAGTTCGACGCCATGGTGACCGGTTTCGACCGCGCCAAGAAGCCGACCTTCTCGGTCAAGGCGATGCAGATTGCCGAAGAAAAGCAGGCTGTTGCACAGTATGGCTCGTCGGACAGCGGCGCGTCGCTGGGCGACATCCTGGGCGAAGCGCTCAAGGCCAAGAACGAAGGCTAA
- a CDS encoding integration host factor subunit beta, whose product MIRSELIQKLGEENPGLSLQEVERIVDLFFREIVDRLSSGGRVELRGFGAFTTRARDARTGRNPRTGEQVPVSAKRVPYFKPGKEMRERLNGKAAD is encoded by the coding sequence ATGATCCGTTCTGAACTGATCCAGAAACTCGGCGAAGAAAATCCGGGCCTCAGCCTGCAGGAAGTGGAAAGGATCGTCGATCTTTTCTTCCGCGAGATTGTCGATCGCCTGTCGAGCGGCGGCCGGGTCGAACTGCGCGGTTTCGGCGCCTTCACCACCCGCGCCCGCGATGCCCGCACCGGCCGCAATCCCCGCACCGGCGAACAGGTGCCGGTCTCGGCCAAGCGCGTGCCCTATTTCAAGCCGGGCAAGGAAATGCGCGAACGGCTGAACGGCAAGGCCGCCGACTGA
- a CDS encoding cation:proton antiporter domain-containing protein produces MTDAINPQSFSDSLVILGAAGLVIPGFARFRISPVIGFILVGLAVGPAGLGSLVGQYPWLYHVTISNRAAIEPFAELGVILLLFSIGLELSFRRLWSMRAQVFGVGATELLGSAALIAMGLYLLGQPTAGAIGLGLALALSSTAVVLPMVGTQSAVGRSAFSMLLFEDLALVPIIFMLGALAPSVATSPDAAWNELATTLLKGGLTIAVMLVFGRIFLPHIFRQAARTKSPEVFLAASLLVVILSSLATSIAGLSPIVGALLAGLLIAETDYHGEVEVMTAPFKGLALGVFLITVGMSLDLRVILANWPSLLLAVLGVVVAKTLVTGLLLYFSGVRKGVALEVGVLMSSPSETTLIVLSAAAAAKLILPSTAAFWQIVTAIGLTITPLLARFGHDIAQRLENAIGEERVETEPDQTEAAAVVIGFGRVGQMVCDLLKTHGQRFIVVESDPDVVAEARRLGYPILFGDVARAEMLDRLRLGHARALILTMDDPVLSVRVTKRVRGWVPDLPIIARARDADHAAQLYKAGASDAVPETLESSLQLAETALVDLGVAMGPVIASIHQAREDLRVGIKEAAQLQSAPRLRRLRQDEVP; encoded by the coding sequence ATGACCGATGCAATCAATCCGCAAAGCTTCAGCGACTCCCTCGTCATCCTGGGCGCAGCAGGATTGGTCATTCCCGGTTTCGCCCGCTTCCGCATCAGTCCCGTCATCGGTTTCATCCTTGTGGGACTTGCCGTCGGCCCCGCAGGACTTGGCTCGCTGGTCGGCCAATATCCCTGGCTCTATCATGTCACCATCTCCAACCGGGCAGCGATTGAGCCATTTGCCGAACTGGGCGTCATATTATTGCTCTTCTCCATAGGTCTGGAACTGAGCTTCCGGCGATTGTGGAGCATGCGCGCGCAGGTGTTCGGCGTCGGCGCGACCGAATTGCTGGGCAGCGCCGCGCTCATTGCCATGGGCCTCTATCTGCTGGGCCAGCCGACCGCCGGCGCGATCGGCCTCGGCCTTGCCCTTGCCCTGTCCTCCACCGCCGTGGTGCTGCCGATGGTCGGCACCCAGAGCGCGGTCGGCCGCTCCGCCTTCTCGATGCTGCTGTTCGAGGATCTGGCGCTGGTGCCGATCATCTTCATGCTCGGCGCGCTGGCGCCATCGGTCGCGACCAGCCCGGACGCCGCCTGGAACGAACTGGCGACCACCCTGCTCAAGGGCGGCCTCACCATCGCGGTGATGCTGGTCTTCGGCCGCATCTTCCTGCCCCATATCTTCCGTCAGGCGGCGCGCACCAAGAGCCCGGAAGTCTTCCTCGCCGCCAGCCTGTTGGTCGTCATCCTCTCCAGCCTCGCCACCTCGATAGCCGGCCTGTCGCCGATCGTCGGCGCCCTGCTCGCAGGCCTGCTGATCGCGGAGACCGACTATCATGGCGAGGTCGAGGTAATGACCGCGCCGTTCAAGGGGCTGGCCCTCGGCGTCTTCCTCATCACCGTGGGCATGAGCCTCGACCTGCGCGTCATCCTCGCCAACTGGCCCAGCCTGCTGCTCGCCGTGCTGGGCGTCGTCGTCGCCAAGACGCTGGTCACCGGCCTGCTTCTCTATTTCTCGGGCGTGCGCAAGGGCGTCGCGCTGGAAGTCGGCGTGCTGATGTCCAGCCCGTCGGAAACCACGCTGATCGTGCTGTCGGCGGCGGCGGCGGCCAAGCTGATCCTCCCCTCCACCGCCGCCTTCTGGCAGATCGTCACCGCCATCGGCCTCACCATCACGCCTTTGCTCGCGCGCTTCGGCCATGACATCGCCCAGCGGCTGGAAAATGCCATTGGCGAGGAACGGGTCGAGACCGAACCGGACCAGACCGAGGCGGCGGCCGTCGTCATCGGCTTCGGCCGCGTCGGCCAGATGGTCTGCGACCTGCTCAAGACCCATGGCCAGCGCTTCATCGTCGTCGAATCCGACCCCGATGTCGTCGCCGAGGCCCGCCGCCTGGGCTATCCGATCCTCTTCGGCGACGTCGCGCGGGCGGAAATGCTCGACCGCCTGCGCCTCGGCCATGCCCGCGCGCTCATCCTGACGATGGACGATCCGGTCCTGTCGGTGCGCGTCACCAAGCGGGTGCGTGGCTGGGTGCCCGACCTGCCGATCATCGCCCGCGCCCGCGACGCCGATCATGCCGCCCAGCTCTACAAGGCCGGGGCCAGCGACGCCGTGCCCGAAACGCTCGAAAGCTCGCTGCAACTGGCCGAAACCGCGCTGGTCGACCTCGGCGTCGCCATGGGGCCGGTGATCGCCTCGATCCATCAGGCGCGCGAGGATCTGCGCGTCGGCATCAAGGAAGCTGCCCAGCTCCAGTCCGCCCCCCGCCTGCGCCGCCTGCGCCAAGACGAAGTGCCCTGA
- a CDS encoding glutaminase: protein MDLTALIDDIVAAMARETERGTVASYIPELAKVDAGQFGVAIATADGRLLTGGDADTGFSIQSISKVFALTLALGKVGDQLWDRVGREPSGNAFNSIVQLEQEHGIPRNPFINAGAIVVADVNLGGHQPRVAIGEMLRFVRYLAGDDAIRINEEVAASETATGYRNMALANYMRAFNNVRHPVDLVLGSYFHQCAIEMNCRQLALAGRYLMLDGRHPEGGRVVSPSRARRINALMLTCGHYDASGDFAFRVGIPGKSGVGGGILAIVPGRAAIAVWSPGLNTSGNSALGTKALEMLARRTGWSVFSPPEVHQG, encoded by the coding sequence ATGGATCTGACAGCTTTGATCGACGATATCGTGGCCGCGATGGCCAGGGAGACGGAGCGGGGCACTGTCGCCAGCTATATCCCCGAACTGGCGAAGGTGGATGCCGGCCAGTTCGGGGTCGCCATCGCCACCGCCGACGGGCGGCTGTTGACCGGCGGCGACGCTGACACCGGCTTTTCGATCCAGTCCATTTCCAAGGTGTTCGCGCTGACGCTGGCGCTGGGCAAGGTCGGCGACCAGCTGTGGGACCGGGTCGGGCGTGAGCCGTCGGGCAATGCCTTCAACTCCATCGTCCAGCTGGAGCAGGAACATGGCATCCCGCGCAATCCCTTCATCAATGCCGGGGCGATCGTGGTGGCCGATGTCAATCTGGGCGGGCATCAGCCGCGCGTGGCGATCGGCGAGATGCTGCGTTTCGTGCGCTATCTGGCCGGCGACGACGCGATCCGCATCAATGAGGAGGTGGCCGCGTCGGAAACCGCCACCGGCTATCGCAACATGGCGCTCGCCAATTACATGCGCGCCTTCAACAATGTCCGTCATCCGGTCGATCTGGTGCTGGGCAGCTATTTCCATCAATGCGCGATCGAGATGAACTGCCGGCAACTGGCGCTGGCGGGGCGTTACCTGATGCTCGACGGGCGGCATCCCGAGGGCGGACGGGTCGTGTCGCCCAGCCGGGCACGGCGCATCAACGCGCTGATGCTGACCTGCGGCCATTATGATGCGTCGGGCGATTTTGCGTTCCGGGTCGGCATTCCCGGCAAGTCGGGCGTGGGCGGCGGCATATTGGCGATCGTGCCCGGCCGCGCGGCGATCGCAGTCTGGTCGCCCGGCCTCAACACCAGCGGCAACAGTGCGCTGGGCACCAAAGCGCTGGAGATGCTGGCGCGGCGGACCGGCTGGTCGGTGTTCAGCCCGCCCGAAGTGCATCAGGGCTGA
- a CDS encoding DUF2306 domain-containing protein translates to MASIASTSSQPKGIAPDRYERVLAVASVILLAVVLTAIGRGHGQWGQVPGLVWFHLLTILVALALTPVMLLRRRGDGRHRWLGWVWSGALFLTALDSFLLHGPGGRFSIIHILSIFTLIQVPIIVLSARRHDLKRHRRSVRGMVTGALLIAGFFTFPFDRMLGHWLFG, encoded by the coding sequence ATGGCCAGCATTGCAAGCACATCGTCGCAGCCCAAGGGGATTGCGCCCGACCGTTATGAACGCGTCCTGGCGGTGGCGTCCGTCATCCTGCTCGCCGTGGTGCTGACCGCGATCGGGCGGGGGCATGGGCAGTGGGGGCAGGTGCCGGGCCTGGTCTGGTTCCATCTGCTGACGATCCTGGTCGCGCTGGCGCTGACGCCGGTGATGCTGTTGCGGCGGCGCGGCGACGGGCGGCATCGCTGGCTGGGCTGGGTGTGGAGCGGCGCGCTGTTCCTGACCGCGCTCGACAGTTTCCTGCTGCACGGACCGGGTGGCCGGTTCAGCATCATCCATATCCTGTCGATCTTCACCCTGATCCAGGTGCCGATCATCGTGCTGTCTGCGCGGCGCCATGACCTCAAGCGCCACCGTCGGTCGGTGCGCGGCATGGTGACGGGCGCGCTGCTGATCGCCGGCTTCTTCACCTTCCCGTTCGACCGGATGCTGGGCCACTGGCTGTTTGGCTGA
- a CDS encoding nucleoside 2-deoxyribosyltransferase domain-containing protein gives MRLDVPMLRLILASCLLALPMTARAGEAVTITSPAPLPAAHDRARLFLGGSIDMGKATDWQRDMIAALADEKVTILNPRRADWNPAWKPEASDPHFRQQVEWELAALDSADIIILYLAPGTQSPVSLLEMGLHARGGKLIVLCPDGFWRKGNVDITAARYGVEQVSTIEELTAVVRRRIGAVNRALSAAN, from the coding sequence GTGCGCCTTGACGTCCCTATGCTGCGCCTGATCCTTGCATCCTGTCTGCTCGCCCTGCCGATGACGGCGCGGGCGGGTGAGGCGGTGACCATCACCTCGCCCGCGCCTTTGCCGGCCGCGCATGATCGCGCGCGCCTGTTCCTGGGCGGCAGCATCGACATGGGTAAGGCGACCGACTGGCAGCGCGACATGATCGCGGCGCTGGCCGACGAGAAGGTGACGATCCTGAACCCGCGCCGGGCGGACTGGAACCCGGCCTGGAAGCCCGAAGCGAGCGATCCCCATTTTCGCCAGCAGGTGGAATGGGAACTGGCCGCACTGGACAGCGCCGACATCATCATCCTCTATCTGGCACCGGGCACGCAGAGCCCGGTCAGCCTGCTGGAAATGGGCCTGCATGCGCGCGGCGGAAAGCTGATCGTGCTGTGTCCCGACGGCTTCTGGCGCAAGGGCAATGTCGACATCACTGCCGCCCGCTATGGCGTGGAACAGGTGTCGACGATCGAGGAACTGACCGCCGTGGTCCGTCGGCGCATCGGCGCGGTCAACAGGGCGCTGTCCGCAGCCAATTGA
- the alaS gene encoding alanine--tRNA ligase, which translates to MTSTNDIRRSFLDYFGANGHTIVPSAPLVPHNDPTLMFVNAGMVPFKNVFTGLETRPYKTATSSQKSVRAGGKHNDLDNVGYTARHHTFFEMLGNFSFGDYFKEQAIHHAWSLLTKEWGLPAEKLTTTVYHTDDEAFDLWKKIAGLPDHKIIRIPTKDNFWAMGDSGPCGPCSEIFYDHGDHIWGGPPGSPEEDGDRFVEIWNLVFMQYEQEANEIVSELPKPSIDTGMGLERIAAVMQGVHNNYDIDTFKALIAESGALTRTATDGEFQASHRVIADHLRSTSFLIADGVLPANEGRGYVLRRIMRRAMRHAHIIGAKDPLMYRLVSSLVSEMGGAYPELVRAQPLIEETLLREETRFRKTLENGLKLLDEATADLAEGATLPGETAFKLYDTYGFPYDLTEDALRTQGLSVDRAGFDAAMAEQKAAARAAWKGSGEKASDEIWYDIAETLGSTEFIGYASTKGEGEVLALLKDGARVDAASAGDKVTIITNQTPFYGESGGQNGDAGTITTLGGLVAEVADTSKPLGRLHAHQAVISAGSVKVGDTVNLTVDVERRDRIRANHSATHLLHAALRKELGGHVTQKGSMVAADRLRFDFSHPEALTQAQIAKVEADVNAQIRHNDEVMTRLMTPDDAIAAGAMALFGEKYGDEVRVLSMGKGDDHSYSVELCGGTHVRALGDIALFKIVSESAVSSGVRRIEALTGEAARLWLVERDEKLRQTAAALKTTPEEVPARIAALVEQSRKLERELAEARKALALGGGGSAKPAGPEKVGSVDFLGQVIDGLDPKELRGIVDGNKKTLGSGVSAVLAVVDGRATIAVGVTDDLTGSFSAVDLVRAGVEALGGKGGGGRADMAQGGGPDGDKAQAAIDAVKAALASVPA; encoded by the coding sequence ATGACCTCGACCAACGACATTCGCCGCAGCTTCCTCGATTATTTCGGGGCCAATGGCCACACCATCGTTCCGTCCGCGCCGCTGGTGCCGCACAACGACCCGACGCTGATGTTCGTGAACGCCGGCATGGTGCCGTTCAAGAATGTCTTCACCGGTCTGGAAACGCGCCCCTACAAGACCGCGACGTCGAGCCAGAAGTCGGTTCGCGCCGGCGGCAAGCACAACGATCTGGACAATGTCGGCTATACCGCGCGCCACCACACCTTCTTTGAAATGCTGGGCAATTTCAGCTTCGGCGACTATTTCAAGGAACAGGCGATCCATCATGCCTGGAGCCTGCTGACCAAGGAATGGGGCCTGCCTGCGGAAAAGCTGACCACGACCGTCTATCACACGGACGACGAGGCGTTCGACCTGTGGAAGAAGATCGCGGGCCTGCCCGATCACAAGATCATCCGCATCCCGACCAAGGATAATTTCTGGGCGATGGGCGACAGCGGCCCGTGCGGTCCCTGCTCGGAAATCTTCTACGACCATGGCGACCATATCTGGGGTGGCCCTCCCGGATCGCCGGAAGAGGATGGCGATCGCTTCGTCGAGATCTGGAATCTCGTCTTCATGCAATATGAGCAGGAAGCCAACGAGATTGTTTCGGAACTGCCCAAGCCCTCGATCGACACCGGCATGGGGCTGGAGCGCATCGCCGCGGTGATGCAGGGCGTCCACAACAATTATGACATCGACACGTTCAAGGCGCTGATCGCAGAGAGCGGGGCGCTGACCCGCACCGCGACCGACGGCGAATTCCAGGCCAGCCACCGCGTCATCGCCGACCATCTGCGCTCGACCAGCTTCCTGATCGCCGATGGCGTGCTGCCGGCGAATGAAGGCCGTGGCTATGTGCTGCGCCGGATCATGCGCCGTGCCATGCGCCACGCGCACATCATCGGTGCCAAGGATCCGCTGATGTATCGCCTGGTGTCGAGCCTGGTGTCGGAAATGGGCGGCGCCTATCCCGAACTGGTCCGCGCCCAGCCGCTGATCGAGGAAACCCTGCTGCGCGAGGAAACCCGCTTCCGCAAGACGCTGGAAAACGGCCTCAAGCTGCTGGACGAGGCGACCGCCGATCTGGCCGAGGGCGCGACCCTGCCGGGCGAGACTGCGTTCAAGCTCTATGACACCTATGGCTTCCCCTATGACCTGACCGAGGATGCGCTGCGCACCCAGGGACTGTCGGTCGATCGCGCCGGCTTCGACGCCGCCATGGCCGAGCAGAAGGCCGCCGCGCGCGCCGCCTGGAAGGGATCGGGCGAGAAGGCGTCGGACGAGATCTGGTACGACATCGCCGAAACGCTCGGCAGCACCGAGTTCATCGGCTATGCCTCGACCAAGGGCGAGGGCGAAGTGCTGGCCCTCCTCAAGGATGGCGCGCGGGTCGATGCGGCGTCGGCCGGCGACAAGGTGACGATCATCACCAACCAGACGCCCTTCTATGGCGAGAGCGGCGGTCAGAATGGCGATGCTGGCACGATCACCACGCTGGGCGGCTTGGTGGCCGAGGTGGCCGACACGTCCAAGCCGCTCGGCCGCCTGCATGCGCATCAGGCGGTGATCAGCGCGGGCAGCGTCAAGGTTGGCGACACCGTCAACCTGACGGTGGATGTCGAGCGCCGCGATCGCATTCGTGCCAATCACAGCGCCACCCATCTGCTCCATGCCGCGCTGCGCAAGGAACTGGGCGGCCATGTCACCCAGAAGGGCAGCATGGTCGCGGCCGACCGCCTGCGCTTCGACTTCTCGCATCCCGAGGCGCTGACCCAGGCGCAGATCGCCAAGGTCGAGGCCGATGTGAACGCGCAGATCCGTCATAATGACGAGGTCATGACCCGGCTGATGACCCCGGACGACGCGATTGCCGCCGGCGCGATGGCGCTGTTCGGCGAGAAATATGGCGACGAGGTTCGCGTCCTCTCGATGGGTAAGGGCGACGACCATAGCTATTCGGTCGAACTGTGCGGCGGCACCCATGTCCGCGCGCTCGGCGACATCGCGCTGTTCAAGATCGTGTCGGAAAGCGCCGTATCCTCGGGCGTGCGCCGGATCGAGGCGCTGACCGGTGAGGCGGCGCGCCTGTGGCTGGTCGAGCGCGACGAGAAGCTGCGCCAGACCGCGGCGGCGCTCAAGACCACGCCGGAAGAGGTGCCCGCGCGCATCGCCGCGCTGGTCGAGCAGAGCCGCAAGCTGGAGCGGGAACTGGCAGAGGCCAGGAAGGCGCTCGCGCTGGGCGGTGGCGGTTCGGCCAAGCCGGCCGGTCCCGAGAAGGTCGGCAGCGTCGACTTTTTGGGCCAGGTGATCGACGGCCTCGACCCCAAGGAACTGCGCGGCATTGTCGACGGCAACAAGAAGACGCTCGGCAGCGGCGTGTCGGCGGTGCTGGCCGTGGTCGATGGCCGCGCGACCATTGCGGTGGGCGTGACCGACGACCTGACCGGCAGCTTTAGCGCGGTCGATCTGGTCCGTGCGGGCGTCGAGGCGCTGGGCGGCAAGGGCGGCGGCGGCCGTGCCGACATGGCCCAGGGCGGCGGCCCCGATGGCGACAAGGCGCAGGCCGCGATCGACGCGGTCAAGGCCGCGCTCGCCAGCGTTCCGGCCTGA
- a CDS encoding barstar family protein has protein sequence MQLIELDASGWAKPLDFYLALLPRLGAPEWHGLNLDALYDSLLGDINAVEPPFTVTIANIDNLSAEMADFMARVTTVFADARRDYGVEVTLQLI, from the coding sequence ATGCAGCTGATTGAACTTGATGCTTCCGGCTGGGCAAAGCCATTGGACTTTTATCTCGCGCTGTTGCCGCGACTGGGCGCGCCCGAATGGCATGGTCTTAATCTGGATGCCCTATATGACAGTTTGTTGGGCGACATTAACGCCGTTGAGCCGCCCTTCACTGTGACGATAGCAAATATCGACAACCTGTCGGCCGAGATGGCAGACTTCATGGCGCGGGTAACAACTGTGTTCGCCGATGCCCGGCGTGACTATGGCGTGGAGGTCACGCTGCAATTGATCTGA
- a CDS encoding M24 family metallopeptidase: protein MLTPDRRTLLRYAAAGVATALVSPRLFAQEKAVEALQSITRDVTPIGKAERADRLARAQKMMQAQGIDALLVEPGASLIYYSGIRWWRSERLTALVIPASGTPLVVCPFFEKPSIDESLAIPAEVRVWQEHESPYAPIADYLKAQGLDKGRIGIEETVRYFAVDGLKAALPAATLAKDPVTRAIRMRKTAAEIALMQKAADVTMGAYRWTHPQVKAGMTPADIGALMSAATSALGGKGEFNLILLGEAAAYPHGSGKPQSVRAGEVVLMDCGCTVEDYQSDISRTFVYGAAPTAQQRKLWDEVAQGQQVAIRAAKLGVAAGTVDDAVRAYYEKLGYGPGYKLPGLSHRTGHGIGMEGHEPVNLVHGETTKLDVGMCFSNEPGLYLPGTMGVRMEDCFHMTAQGPQWFSRPPMSIEEPMG from the coding sequence ATGCTTACGCCTGATCGCCGCACCTTGCTTCGCTATGCCGCTGCCGGGGTTGCCACCGCGCTGGTCAGCCCGCGCCTGTTCGCGCAGGAAAAGGCGGTCGAGGCGCTTCAGTCGATCACCCGCGACGTCACCCCGATCGGCAAGGCCGAGCGCGCCGACCGGCTGGCGCGGGCGCAGAAGATGATGCAGGCGCAGGGCATCGACGCGCTGCTGGTCGAGCCGGGCGCGAGCCTCATCTATTATAGCGGCATCCGCTGGTGGCGTTCCGAGCGGCTGACCGCGCTGGTCATTCCGGCCAGCGGCACGCCTCTGGTCGTCTGTCCCTTTTTCGAGAAGCCCTCGATCGACGAATCGCTCGCCATTCCGGCCGAGGTTCGCGTCTGGCAGGAGCATGAAAGCCCCTATGCGCCGATCGCCGATTATCTGAAGGCGCAGGGCCTCGACAAGGGGCGGATCGGCATCGAGGAGACGGTCCGCTATTTCGCGGTCGATGGGCTGAAGGCCGCGCTGCCCGCCGCGACCCTGGCGAAAGACCCGGTGACCCGCGCCATCCGCATGCGCAAGACGGCGGCCGAGATCGCGCTGATGCAGAAGGCGGCGGATGTCACCATGGGCGCCTATCGCTGGACCCATCCGCAGGTGAAGGCGGGCATGACCCCGGCCGATATCGGCGCGCTGATGAGCGCGGCGACCAGCGCGCTGGGCGGCAAGGGCGAGTTCAACCTGATCCTGCTCGGCGAAGCGGCCGCCTATCCGCATGGCTCGGGCAAGCCGCAGTCGGTGCGCGCGGGCGAGGTGGTGCTGATGGATTGCGGCTGCACCGTCGAGGATTATCAGTCCGACATCAGCCGCACCTTCGTCTATGGCGCCGCGCCCACGGCGCAGCAGCGCAAGCTGTGGGACGAGGTGGCGCAGGGCCAGCAGGTCGCGATCCGTGCGGCGAAGCTGGGCGTGGCGGCCGGCACCGTCGATGACGCGGTTCGCGCTTATTATGAGAAACTGGGCTACGGCCCCGGCTACAAGCTGCCCGGCCTGTCCCACCGCACCGGCCATGGCATCGGCATGGAGGGGCATGAGCCGGTCAACCTCGTCCATGGCGAGACGACGAAGCTGGACGTCGGCATGTGCTTCTCCAACGAACCGGGCCTCTACCTGCCCGGCACGATGGGCGTGCGCATGGAGGATTGCTTCCACATGACCGCGCAGGGGCCGCAATGGTTCTCCAGGCCGCCGATGTCGATCGAGGAACCGATGGGGTAA